The genomic stretch AGCAGCCTCTGGCTTCTTCTTCTTCTCAGCCTCGGCTGGCGCTTCCTGCTTGGGCCTCTTCTTGGGCTCGGCTGGCGCTTCCTTCTCGCGCTTCTCGGCCTCGGCTGGTGCTTTCCTGGGCTCTGGCTTCTTCTTCGCGGGCTCCTTCTCGGGCTTCAAGAGACCGTTCCTTATGAGGATGTGCTTCCTCTCCACGGAGAGAATCCTATCCTTGCTCTTGTAGATCTTCGCATATCCAGTGGTCTCGGGTCTGCCGAAGTCAGAGTTCATCCTGTCGATGATGACCAGGTCCTTCTTCGCCTTGGCGATCTTGGCTATCTCCTCTCTGAGCGCGTCCCGCGTGGGAGTCGGCTCACTGGCATGCCTCGTGCGGAACTCGACCTCGATCCTCTCAAAGAGCGGGTTCTCTTTTCTGCTGAGCAGCTCAGTTTCCATTGGCCTCCTCCATTTGCAGTAGTACGCTTTTAACCTTTCGCTTGGCTTCCTCGTCCACCCGTACGACGACGACCCCCTTCCCGGGCATTCCGTAGAGGACGACGGTTCCGAGCGGTGCGATTGCTATGCAGGGCATAGTGGCCAGGTCTTCCTCGCCCTGGACCACCACCATTACCCTCTCCTCGGATTTATAGGCTTCGGCAATCCCATCCCACATGGACCGTGTGAGCACCCCGGCGGGATTGTCCACTTCCATGCGTCTCCAGTCAAGCCTATCGAAGTACTCCCTGATCTCCGCTTCCTCTCCCCTCCGCGTCTTGAAGTCAACGACGATTACGTCGGGAAGCAGTCCCTGGGTGAGCGCGGACACGCTGCAGAGATCTCCCACGGCCACGAGCTTGGCGGGTCTCCCGACAGCGTTAACGAGTTCTTGAGAAGAGACTATCGGGCCTATGGCGCTTCCCACCTCGGCCCTGAGCTCATCAGGAAGTCGCAGGTCCTTCGCGAACCTAGCGAACTCGGAGAGCGAACTTCCCGTTGACATTTATGTTCATCTTCTTCGCTATCTCGGACTTCTGGTGATCGACGATGATGACGTAACCCTGCCACTCCTTGGAGGTCTCCTTCCCGCAGAGCGGACAGACGTCCTCTTTCGTGATGTAACTGCAGTGCTTACAGGACTTCGGGTTCTTTGTAACCATGACCTATCTCCTTCTCCCTCTCTTCTTCTTCTTCTGGACCTTGACGGGCCCCTTCCTCCGGTCCTCTTCGATCCACTCGAACTTGCCGAGACCTGGTTGCCTCATGGTGAGGCCTATCTTGCTCTCCCTGGGGCTCCTCTCGTTTATCGAGGCCGCAACGATCCTGGCGCGGACGCGGTCTCCCCGCCTGAGGTCCCTCTTCGTGTCCTTGCCCACGAGCCGCTGGTTATCCACGTCAACGTCAACGCGGTCATCCATCACCTGGCTTATGTGGAGAAGACCGTCGAGCGGTCCGAACCGAATGAAGGCGCCGAACTTCATCACCTCGCAGATCTCGCCGTCGACTACCTCTTGGAGCAGGGGCCTGAGCACGACAGCGTCGAAGGCGACCTTCTGGTAGACGGCCCCGTCACCGTGGACGATCCTTCCCTCGTCCAACCTCTCGACGTTGGTCGCTAGGAGGGTGAACGACTTGTCGGAGGCGACCTTGCCCTCATAGGTCGATCTCGTAAGCTCTCGGGCAAGCTCATCTATGTCCTCTCCGAGCCTGTCGGGAGGTATCCTTACGACCTCTTCCCTTCTCACCTTGTAATACATAGAAGCCCTCTGGGGTCTGATATCGATTGTCCACTCATTATATATCCCTTTGCCACGCAGGGCATATCATCAGGTCACCGTGAAACCCTTCGGAGGATCTGTCCAGGGACTCCACGTGCTTCCATCGAATGCTCTCACACGCCAATGGTATTCCCCTGCCGCCAACGTTTGTGTCAGTGCATGGCTGGTCTCAGAGGTCTCAAGGTCGACGATCGGGTCTACGAACTCTGTCTCATTGGATATCTGAAGCTGGTAGATCTCAGCGTTGGGGACTTCCTCCCAAGTGAATGTGGGACTTGCGCCCACAGTATCCCCGTCTGGGAAGACT from Candidatus Thermoplasmatota archaeon encodes the following:
- the rps24e gene encoding 30S ribosomal protein S24e, with product METELLSRKENPLFERIEVEFRTRHASEPTPTRDALREEIAKIAKAKKDLVIIDRMNSDFGRPETTGYAKIYKSKDRILSVERKHILIRNGLLKPEKEPAKKKPEPRKAPAEAEKREKEAPAEPKKRPKQEAPAEAEKKKKPEAAKTKPEKESKEG
- a CDS encoding DUF359 domain-containing protein, coding for MSTGSSLSEFARFAKDLRLPDELRAEVGSAIGPIVSSQELVNAVGRPAKLVAVGDLCSVSALTQGLLPDVIVVDFKTRRGEEAEIREYFDRLDWRRMEVDNPAGVLTRSMWDGIAEAYKSEERVMVVVQGEEDLATMPCIAIAPLGTVVLYGMPGKGVVVVRVDEEAKRKVKSVLLQMEEANGN
- a CDS encoding DNA-directed RNA polymerase, subunit E'', with protein sequence MVTKNPKSCKHCSYITKEDVCPLCGKETSKEWQGYVIIVDHQKSEIAKKMNINVNGKFALRVR
- a CDS encoding DNA-directed RNA polymerase; its protein translation is MYYKVRREEVVRIPPDRLGEDIDELARELTRSTYEGKVASDKSFTLLATNVERLDEGRIVHGDGAVYQKVAFDAVVLRPLLQEVVDGEICEVMKFGAFIRFGPLDGLLHISQVMDDRVDVDVDNQRLVGKDTKRDLRRGDRVRARIVAASINERSPRESKIGLTMRQPGLGKFEWIEEDRRKGPVKVQKKKKRGRRR